The genome window AGATCTCCAAAGGCCAACTCATCAGCCAATAAATCCCGTAAACTAATGGGCACATCTACAGGTTTCTGATTGGCAGGCGTAACTGGAGGATGGGCAACGTCAGAAGTAGACACGATCGCTGGCTGGGGACGCTTCGGCGTTGGCTGATGAGTGAGAGCTACTTGGTCTGAATGACGGCGCTTGGGTTGTTCAGAAACGACTGAAAGTGGTGTAGGTTCTCCGACAAACTCAAACACGCCAGTCCGCCAACCCCAAAACTCCGGGGCAGACTGTTGAATGGCTCGAAACCAGGGATGCGGCACCCATAACAACAAACTAGCCTCTAAAGTGGGCAAGCTGCGATCGCACCCTTGTAGATAGCTGAGAAACAACCGCTGTACCGCAGCCGATTGTCGCGTCAGTCGCTCAGTCCCCAAGATTTGGAAGCTAGGGGTCGGTGGCTCTGTTCCTGATCCCTTGGGTAAAGGATGACGAGCTAGCCACTGAGTCACCTGAGCGATCGGATTAGGATCGTTGAGATTGAGGTTGAGCGTAACCAGTCGGGGATAATCTGAAGCAAGCCCAGCCTCTTCAGGGTGACGCGTGGTTGTCGAAGCAGCGGGATAGGCGAGTTCCGCATGGAGCCGAGCCGCCAAGCGATTTCGTAGGGCTAGATCATCGCAGACCGCCACAAAAATTTGACGGCGTAAGTGTAAACTCAGCGCTCGTTTTAAACGCTGGTAACTCTGCCGATTCAAATGTGAACTGGTTTGATTCGGCCCAGTCATGCGGAGCAATGGGGAGTGGCGATCAGCTAGTTGCACCAACAATACCCTTAATCGTGGCGAGGAAATCTGGAGGTATAACACTCTTCAAATTCCTCAAGCTCGATTCAGGACTAAAGCTTGATTTTGACGAACTTTTAATGTACAGCGATCGCGCTAAACGTCTTCCTATCGCAGCCAACCATAGCAAAAAGCCAGGTTGCTCATAAAATAAGCAGCACCTGACTCAGGTTTATATTTATGAAAGCTTTAAAGCTGATTTTTTCTAGCCTAGGTTGGATACGGAGAAGGCGACAAAGACGAGCCCACCGACTAAAACCATTCCTAAAGCTCCCAAAATGAGGGAGTTTCTTTGTTGGGATTTAGTGGGTGGTTCTGCTTGATACATCTTCGGCTCAACAGCGAAGTTATTTAAGCGTCCACCTTCCTCGGTCGTATAACGCATGAACAAAACCCTCAGTTTTTGTATTAACTA of Trichocoleus sp. FACHB-46 contains these proteins:
- the psb34 gene encoding photosystem II assembly protein Psb34, translating into MRYTTEEGGRLNNFAVEPKMYQAEPPTKSQQRNSLILGALGMVLVGGLVFVAFSVSNLG